From Xylanibacter oryzae DSM 17970, a single genomic window includes:
- a CDS encoding SusC/RagA family TonB-linked outer membrane protein, giving the protein MKDIGKSFLSNRWEIFQRLILFVLLAVCTSGVMAQNKITGTVVDASGEVIIGASVLVKGTSTGAVTDLNGHFTLDKVQANANLVVSYVGYKSQTVSPSGRSDIKVTLEEDKKVLDEIVVVGYGVQRKSDVTGALTRVGEKELNERPVNNAFEALQGKAAGVDITSSERPGTIGSIRIRGNRSINASNSPLYVVDGVPLNSGGIESLNPRDIESVDILKDASSTAIYGSRGANGVVLITTKRGKSGQLQLSYSGTLTYENLVDKSPAMSASDYITWRRWACYNASPSKYNQGNQPSYAQDQSIFAGDQYALANMNKGWNDNHTSWDGSKVTDTDWTGFVTRTGITQEHTISASGGTDKIQTFASFGYLNNIGTQKGQDYERYNLSISTDIQAKPWFKMGGSINASYAKQNYGYSRTGQSSNSGPVDIYSAAKSILRYCVPYDDNGDIISNPGGSTTNTYTVIDEWNKSNDNRETFRALGSFYGQVDFGKIWEPLTGLVFKSSFGPDLRYFRDGIYLDSSSATRLGSTSYAKRSDERNFSWTWDNMLLYNKKFGEHSIGVTLLQSASKVNTENSNMNEVNVYMSSFKWNNMGATDVTNSSNKVGLGTGLTESQLASYMARVNYSFMDRYLLTVSGRFDGSSVLAEGNKWDFFPSAAIGWRMEQEKFMKNIKWIDQLKLRFGIGTTGNSAVDPYGTLGVISSYFMPFSIANTRILVTNEPYYTSGSNQMPNKNLSWEKTTQYNVGLDFSFLKGRIGGTIDAYYSRTNDLLMNMTIPSLTGYPSILTNIGETENSGVDITLNLVPVKYAGFEWDSNINAAYQKDKIIELANGKQDDVSNSWFIGKSISVYYGYQANGLWQASDADEMAKFNAKGANFSAGNVKPVDQNGDYVIDANDRVILGNRNPRWTLGWNNTFTYKGFELSLELYGRFDYMVSTGGEGQLGMYQQREINYWTPDNPDAEWQKPIYNQSGGDPYSGLLGFKKASFIKVRNLSLGYNFDKNICQKLRINGLKLYVQGKNLGNLYSSIDFMDLDLGSTYYNRGVTFGLQVDF; this is encoded by the coding sequence ATGAAAGACATTGGAAAATCTTTTTTGTCCAATCGTTGGGAAATCTTCCAAAGATTGATTCTTTTTGTTTTATTGGCTGTTTGCACTTCGGGTGTAATGGCGCAAAACAAAATCACCGGTACCGTTGTTGATGCCAGCGGTGAAGTAATAATTGGTGCAAGTGTTCTTGTGAAGGGAACAAGCACTGGAGCTGTTACAGACTTGAATGGTCACTTTACGTTGGATAAAGTGCAGGCAAATGCTAATCTTGTAGTTTCTTATGTCGGGTACAAATCCCAGACAGTATCACCAAGCGGTCGCTCTGATATAAAAGTGACTCTTGAAGAAGATAAAAAAGTGCTAGATGAGATTGTTGTAGTAGGTTACGGCGTTCAGAGAAAGAGTGATGTTACAGGTGCGCTAACGCGTGTCGGCGAGAAAGAATTGAACGAGAGACCTGTCAATAATGCTTTTGAAGCTTTGCAGGGTAAGGCTGCAGGTGTGGATATTACTTCAAGTGAGCGCCCTGGCACTATCGGTAGTATACGTATTCGTGGTAACCGTTCTATCAATGCTTCTAACTCTCCACTTTATGTCGTTGATGGAGTTCCTTTGAATTCCGGCGGTATAGAATCACTCAATCCTCGTGACATCGAATCTGTAGATATCCTAAAAGATGCCTCTTCTACAGCCATATATGGTTCGCGTGGAGCAAATGGTGTAGTTCTTATTACTACTAAACGAGGTAAATCAGGTCAGTTGCAGTTGAGTTATTCAGGAACTCTTACTTATGAGAATCTTGTAGATAAATCTCCGGCTATGAGTGCCAGTGATTATATCACATGGCGCCGCTGGGCTTGTTACAATGCCAGTCCTTCAAAATATAATCAGGGCAACCAGCCTAGTTATGCTCAAGATCAGTCTATATTTGCGGGTGATCAATATGCACTTGCAAATATGAATAAAGGTTGGAATGATAATCATACTTCATGGGATGGATCTAAGGTTACTGATACAGACTGGACCGGTTTTGTTACTCGTACAGGAATTACACAAGAACATACAATAAGTGCTTCGGGTGGAACAGATAAAATTCAGACTTTTGCGTCTTTTGGATATCTGAATAATATTGGTACTCAGAAAGGTCAGGATTATGAACGTTATAATTTGTCTATATCAACAGACATCCAGGCTAAACCTTGGTTCAAGATGGGCGGATCTATCAATGCTTCTTATGCAAAACAAAACTATGGATATTCTCGTACCGGTCAGAGTTCAAATTCAGGACCTGTAGACATTTATAGTGCAGCAAAGAGCATTTTGCGTTATTGTGTACCTTATGATGATAATGGCGACATAATATCAAACCCTGGTGGTTCTACTACCAATACATATACGGTAATAGATGAATGGAATAAGTCTAATGATAACCGCGAGACTTTCAGAGCATTGGGTAGTTTCTACGGACAGGTTGATTTTGGTAAGATATGGGAACCTCTTACAGGCCTTGTCTTTAAATCTTCATTTGGTCCTGACTTGAGATATTTCCGTGATGGTATCTACCTTGATTCAAGTTCGGCTACTCGTCTGGGAAGTACTAGTTATGCGAAACGTAGCGATGAGCGCAACTTCTCTTGGACATGGGATAATATGCTTCTTTATAATAAGAAATTCGGAGAGCATTCTATTGGTGTAACTTTGCTTCAAAGTGCTTCTAAGGTTAACACCGAAAATAGTAATATGAATGAGGTAAATGTCTATATGTCTTCATTTAAGTGGAACAATATGGGTGCTACTGATGTTACAAACTCCAGTAATAAAGTTGGTCTTGGAACCGGACTTACCGAATCTCAGTTGGCTTCATATATGGCTCGTGTCAACTATTCGTTTATGGATCGTTATTTGCTTACTGTTAGTGGACGTTTTGATGGATCTTCTGTATTGGCAGAAGGTAATAAATGGGATTTTTTCCCTTCTGCAGCTATTGGATGGCGTATGGAACAGGAAAAATTTATGAAAAACATAAAATGGATTGATCAGTTGAAACTTCGTTTCGGTATAGGTACAACAGGTAACTCTGCCGTTGACCCTTATGGAACACTTGGAGTGATAAGCAGTTATTTTATGCCTTTCAGCATTGCGAATACCAGAATATTGGTTACCAACGAACCATATTATACTAGTGGATCTAACCAAATGCCTAATAAAAATCTGAGTTGGGAAAAAACTACTCAATACAATGTTGGACTTGACTTCAGTTTCTTGAAAGGCAGAATAGGTGGTACTATTGATGCATATTATTCAAGAACAAACGACCTTCTTATGAATATGACTATACCGTCATTGACCGGATATCCTTCGATATTGACAAATATTGGAGAAACCGAAAACTCAGGTGTTGATATTACTCTGAATCTAGTACCTGTGAAATATGCCGGATTTGAATGGGATTCAAATATCAATGCAGCATACCAGAAGGATAAAATCATAGAATTAGCCAATGGTAAACAGGATGATGTTTCCAATTCCTGGTTTATCGGAAAGTCTATTAGTGTATACTATGGTTATCAGGCTAATGGACTTTGGCAGGCATCTGATGCAGATGAGATGGCCAAGTTTAATGCAAAGGGTGCTAATTTCAGCGCCGGAAATGTTAAACCGGTCGACCAAAATGGAGATTATGTAATAGATGCCAATGACCGTGTTATACTAGGTAACAGGAATCCTCGTTGGACTCTTGGATGGAATAACACTTTCACTTATAAAGGTTTCGAACTCAGTCTTGAGTTGTATGGACGTTTTGATTATATGGTAAGTACAGGTGGTGAAGGGCAGTTAGGTATGTATCAGCAGCGTGAAATAAATTATTGGACTCCTGATAATCCTGATGCAGAATGGCAGAAGCCTATTTATAATCAGTCGGGTGGTGATCCATATTCAGGTTTGCTAGGATTCAAGAAAGCTTCTTTTATAAAGGTAAGAAATCTCTCTTTGGGTTATAATTTTGATAAGAATATCTGTCAGAAACTACGTATTAATGGCCTGAAATTGTATGTACAGGGTAAAAATCTTGGCAATTTGTATTCATCAATTGATTTTATGGACCTAGACCTTGGTTCAACCTATTATAATAGGGGCGTAACATTCGGTTTACAAGTTGATTTCTAA
- a CDS encoding sulfatase-like hydrolase/transferase, whose product MNNKIYYKGIIAAAGLITAQSAEAANNKQKATPDKPNIIFILADDMGYGDPSCYGNQYIKTPNIDKLAETGTRFTQCYAGSGISSPSRCSLMTGKNTGKTTIRDNFCKAGGIEGKKGKGTIRRMNILPTDTTIATVLRTAGYRTCLVNKWHLDGFNPEATPLNRGFDEFYGWLISAPHSNTPYYYPYWRFDNKKLVNIDANAHDKHIKHNTDISTDDAMKFIKRNKDNHFFLYLAYDAPHEPYIIDNTSWYDDESWDMNTKRYASLITHMDAAIGRLMAYLDKMHLRDNTLVIFASDNGAAVMAPLKELKCNASFKGRKGQLYEGGIRVPLIVNQPGKVPVQTLKNIVYFPDMMPTFADLTGSTKSLPQNIDGMDILPLFYGKKIDTDDRLLYWEFPGSQRALRHGDWKCVTIKKDAPLELYNIKEDMTESHNLAKEYPEMVIGFEKEMEKMHHPTPNWPLPGEKFDK is encoded by the coding sequence ATGAATAACAAAATCTATTACAAAGGTATTATCGCAGCTGCAGGTCTTATTACGGCTCAATCTGCAGAAGCTGCAAACAACAAACAAAAAGCAACACCGGATAAACCAAATATCATATTTATCCTAGCCGATGATATGGGATATGGAGATCCGTCATGCTATGGAAATCAATACATAAAGACTCCAAACATAGACAAGTTGGCTGAAACAGGTACAAGATTTACACAATGTTATGCAGGTTCAGGTATCAGTTCACCTTCACGCTGTTCGCTCATGACCGGAAAAAATACCGGAAAAACGACCATTAGAGATAATTTCTGCAAAGCCGGAGGCATAGAAGGCAAAAAGGGAAAAGGTACTATAAGAAGAATGAATATACTCCCTACCGACACAACTATCGCAACAGTTTTGCGTACTGCCGGATATCGTACTTGCCTTGTAAACAAATGGCATCTTGACGGATTCAATCCCGAAGCGACACCACTAAACAGAGGATTCGACGAGTTCTACGGTTGGCTGATAAGTGCCCCCCACTCTAACACCCCGTATTATTATCCTTACTGGCGTTTTGACAATAAAAAACTGGTAAATATTGATGCTAATGCTCACGATAAGCATATCAAACATAATACAGATATATCAACAGACGATGCCATGAAGTTTATAAAGAGAAATAAAGATAATCATTTCTTCTTATATCTGGCATACGACGCCCCTCATGAACCTTATATTATTGATAACACATCATGGTATGACGATGAGTCGTGGGATATGAATACAAAACGCTACGCATCGCTTATTACACATATGGATGCCGCAATAGGACGCCTGATGGCTTATCTGGACAAGATGCATCTTAGAGACAATACTTTAGTAATTTTTGCTTCGGATAATGGTGCCGCAGTTATGGCTCCTCTGAAAGAACTGAAATGTAACGCAAGTTTCAAAGGACGTAAGGGACAACTATACGAAGGCGGCATAAGAGTACCTCTTATAGTAAACCAACCGGGAAAGGTTCCTGTTCAGACTCTCAAAAATATTGTATACTTCCCAGACATGATGCCGACCTTTGCCGACCTTACAGGAAGTACGAAAAGTTTACCTCAGAACATTGACGGAATGGACATTCTGCCACTATTCTATGGTAAAAAAATAGACACAGACGACCGCCTGCTGTATTGGGAGTTCCCTGGGTCTCAGAGGGCATTGCGCCACGGCGACTGGAAATGCGTAACAATAAAGAAAGATGCACCTCTAGAACTATATAACATAAAAGAGGATATGACTGAAAGCCACAATCTGGCAAAAGAGTATCCTGAAATGGTTATTGGCTTTGAAAAAGAGATGGAAAAGATGCATCATCCTACGCCAAATTGGCCTCTTCCAGGAGAAAAATTTGACAAATAA
- a CDS encoding 3-phosphoshikimate 1-carboxyvinyltransferase: MQYIINAPKSINTTVKLPASKSISNRAMIIYALSGGKTLPENLSDCDDTNVIVNAIQNMPDVIDIKAAGTAMRFLSAYLSVTEDTHTITGTERMKHRPIGVLVDALRFLGADITYLNEEGFPPLKITGRKHEGGYLEIPGSVSSQYISALLMIGPVLCKGLTLKLTGEIISRPYIDLTLWMMKEFGAEADWSDIDTITVKPKPYKSREYSIESDWSAASYWYETLALSDNYEDEIKFAGLMDGSMQGDSIARYLFSLMGVKTIFDSTKQGIPTTVTLKKLERHVPRLDYDFINSPDLAQTFVVSCALMDIPFKFTGLRTLKIKETDRIEALKTEMKKLGYIIKDENGDSLVWDGERCEPATDIAIDTYEDHRMALSFAPAAFKLPGIKINDPNVVTKSYPNFWNDMRNVGFIIDKK, from the coding sequence ATGCAATATATAATTAACGCTCCGAAGTCGATAAACACGACTGTCAAACTGCCGGCCTCTAAAAGCATAAGCAATAGGGCCATGATAATTTATGCACTTTCGGGAGGCAAAACTCTGCCCGAAAATCTATCCGATTGTGATGATACCAATGTAATAGTAAATGCTATTCAAAATATGCCTGATGTCATTGACATTAAGGCTGCCGGCACGGCTATGAGATTCTTATCAGCTTATCTTTCTGTAACAGAAGACACACATACCATTACAGGTACAGAAAGAATGAAGCACAGACCCATAGGCGTTCTTGTCGATGCCCTAAGATTTTTAGGAGCTGACATCACATACCTAAACGAAGAAGGATTTCCTCCTCTCAAAATCACAGGAAGGAAACATGAAGGAGGCTATCTGGAAATTCCAGGAAGCGTTAGTTCACAATATATTTCAGCACTTCTTATGATAGGTCCTGTTCTTTGCAAGGGACTCACACTAAAACTTACGGGCGAGATAATATCACGCCCGTACATTGACCTTACGCTTTGGATGATGAAAGAATTTGGGGCAGAAGCAGACTGGAGCGACATTGACACTATAACAGTAAAGCCTAAACCATACAAGTCACGCGAATATTCGATAGAAAGCGATTGGAGTGCGGCATCATACTGGTATGAAACGCTTGCTCTGAGCGACAACTACGAAGATGAGATAAAGTTTGCCGGACTGATGGATGGCAGTATGCAAGGCGATTCTATTGCTAGATACCTATTCAGTCTGATGGGTGTAAAGACTATTTTCGATTCAACGAAACAGGGCATACCTACTACTGTGACATTAAAAAAACTTGAAAGGCATGTGCCTAGATTAGATTATGATTTTATCAATTCACCGGATCTGGCCCAAACATTCGTAGTGTCATGTGCGCTAATGGATATTCCGTTCAAGTTTACAGGATTACGCACACTTAAGATAAAAGAGACTGACCGTATAGAAGCCCTTAAAACGGAGATGAAGAAATTGGGATATATCATAAAAGATGAAAATGGCGATTCTCTCGTATGGGATGGCGAAAGATGTGAACCTGCTACAGACATAGCAATAGACACATACGAAGACCACCGGATGGCTCTTTCTTTTGCTCCCGCAGCTTTTAAACTGCCGGGAATCAAGATAAATGACCCTAATGTTGTTACAAAATCGTATCCTAATTTTTGGAATGACATGAGAAATGTTGGATTCATAATAGATAAAAAATAG
- the porW gene encoding type IX secretion system periplasmic lipoprotein PorW/SprE, producing the protein MAALLVISGCSTSKNTSQSRWWHSFNARYNTYYNGSMAYIEGYIEKEQSNKDNFTELLPLFAVANKNSREIGKSNFERTIEKCEKAIKIHSIKRRPVWDKKRKKTERDISWLNRHEYNPFLWKAWLLMGKAQFQEGKFEEASSTFSYMSKLYAEQPPIYGKARAWLARCYTELGWIYDAEDVITKMRRDSMDWRAVGEWNCTYADYYLKQGRFEEAIPYLRNVIKRETRKIQKAREWFIMGQICNSCNKKKDAYKAYRKVISLNPPYELEFNARIAQTEAMTVCSTKQMVNKLKHMAFSDKNREYLDQIYYAIGNIYISQKDTINATIAYEKGAKMSMRNGIEKGVLLLHLGNIYWEKEKFSDARRCYSEAIGLLDKERNDYEQLSERSKILDELVPYTDAVDLQDSLQSLAKMSESERNNIIDKKIYILKKKQKEARIDSLTEATERMTQGRGNVDNNYSQMADVNQPGSTNIANDTWYFYNPLAISNGKETFQKQWGKRENVDDWQRINKTIVKADYTDNDNKKDNDSIIIDNKKPDSKEKIVNDPYKREYYLGSIPMTDEQLNASNMTIEDGLFNSGVIFKDKLGNMKLSEKYLTRLANNYKDFKKMPDVYYHLFLLYSGIGNKTMANKYLSMLQRDFPKNEWTELLSDPYYAENAKYGVHIEDSLYAATYDAFKINDLEVVKKNSELSKSRFPMGYNRDKFLFIDGLRQLNEGDVIGCIKNMKDILEKYPKSGISEMAGMIVKGVNNGRKLHGGKLDIGDIWNRRNLVLEKDSDSNIVKTFTNERDVNFMFMLVYKSDTLNENQLLYDIAKYNFSNYLVRNFDINIIEDSGLRRMEIGGFRNYDEALQYARKLYSDKPVSKELNKCRNIIISENNIQLLGKKFSYNDYDNFYEKYFAPLKITAQPLLIDPEPIDPDKQMQEQEIMKEKDQKEKKPQKNEDNFYDDLEKILNE; encoded by the coding sequence ATGGCAGCATTGCTAGTCATATCAGGATGTTCTACGAGCAAGAACACATCACAAAGCAGATGGTGGCATTCTTTTAACGCCAGATATAATACATATTACAACGGTAGTATGGCATATATTGAAGGTTACATTGAGAAAGAACAATCTAACAAAGATAATTTCACAGAACTATTACCTCTATTCGCAGTTGCCAACAAGAACAGCAGGGAAATAGGCAAAAGCAATTTTGAACGCACTATAGAAAAATGTGAGAAAGCAATCAAGATACATAGCATAAAACGCAGACCTGTATGGGATAAAAAACGGAAAAAGACCGAAAGAGACATCTCTTGGTTGAACAGGCATGAATACAATCCTTTCTTATGGAAAGCATGGTTGCTTATGGGCAAAGCACAATTTCAGGAGGGAAAGTTTGAAGAAGCATCTTCTACATTCTCTTATATGAGTAAATTATATGCAGAACAACCACCAATTTATGGAAAAGCCCGTGCATGGTTAGCAAGATGTTATACAGAACTGGGATGGATTTATGATGCTGAAGATGTAATAACCAAGATGAGGCGAGACTCTATGGACTGGAGAGCTGTTGGCGAATGGAATTGTACTTATGCTGACTATTATTTGAAACAAGGCAGATTTGAAGAAGCCATACCATATCTACGCAATGTGATTAAGCGCGAAACACGAAAGATACAGAAAGCTCGTGAATGGTTTATTATGGGCCAGATTTGCAACTCTTGCAACAAAAAAAAAGATGCTTACAAAGCTTATCGTAAAGTTATAAGTCTGAACCCTCCATACGAATTGGAATTTAATGCGCGCATTGCTCAGACCGAAGCAATGACCGTCTGCAGTACCAAGCAGATGGTTAACAAACTGAAGCACATGGCCTTTTCTGATAAGAACAGAGAATATCTTGATCAGATATATTACGCCATTGGCAATATATACATATCACAGAAGGATACTATAAATGCCACAATAGCTTATGAGAAAGGCGCCAAGATGTCAATGCGAAATGGGATAGAAAAGGGTGTATTGCTATTACATCTTGGCAATATATATTGGGAGAAGGAGAAGTTTAGCGATGCACGCCGCTGCTACAGTGAAGCAATCGGACTTTTAGACAAAGAACGCAATGATTACGAACAATTGTCTGAGCGTTCTAAAATTCTTGACGAGCTTGTACCATATACCGATGCTGTTGATTTGCAAGATTCACTTCAATCTCTCGCTAAAATGTCTGAGTCGGAGAGAAATAATATTATAGACAAGAAGATATACATTCTTAAAAAGAAGCAAAAAGAGGCAAGAATTGATAGCCTCACTGAAGCAACCGAGAGGATGACGCAAGGAAGAGGTAATGTAGACAACAATTATTCGCAGATGGCAGATGTCAATCAGCCTGGCTCTACAAACATTGCTAATGACACTTGGTATTTTTATAATCCATTGGCCATCAGTAATGGTAAGGAAACTTTTCAGAAGCAATGGGGCAAGCGTGAAAATGTCGACGACTGGCAACGTATCAATAAGACAATTGTTAAGGCAGACTACACAGATAATGATAATAAGAAGGATAATGATTCTATTATTATAGACAATAAGAAACCCGACAGTAAAGAAAAAATTGTCAACGATCCATACAAGCGTGAATACTATCTAGGTAGTATACCAATGACAGATGAGCAACTCAATGCCAGCAATATGACAATAGAGGATGGTCTATTCAATTCGGGGGTTATCTTTAAGGACAAACTTGGTAATATGAAGCTCAGCGAGAAGTATCTAACAAGACTTGCAAATAACTACAAGGACTTTAAGAAAATGCCTGATGTGTATTATCATCTTTTCTTGTTATATTCAGGTATCGGCAACAAGACTATGGCTAACAAGTACTTGTCAATGCTACAGAGGGATTTCCCCAAAAACGAATGGACAGAGCTACTATCAGATCCATATTACGCAGAGAATGCAAAGTATGGTGTTCATATAGAAGACTCTTTGTATGCAGCTACGTATGATGCTTTCAAAATCAACGACCTTGAAGTTGTAAAGAAAAACAGCGAACTGTCTAAATCACGTTTTCCTATGGGATATAACAGAGATAAGTTCCTGTTTATAGACGGATTACGACAACTGAACGAGGGAGATGTCATAGGATGCATAAAAAACATGAAAGACATTTTGGAAAAATACCCAAAAAGTGGCATCAGTGAAATGGCCGGCATGATTGTTAAGGGTGTAAATAACGGAAGAAAACTACATGGCGGTAAATTAGATATTGGAGATATATGGAACAGGCGCAATTTAGTACTTGAAAAGGATAGCGACAGTAATATCGTCAAGACATTTACTAATGAAAGAGATGTCAACTTCATGTTCATGCTAGTATATAAATCAGATACGCTGAACGAGAACCAGTTGCTGTACGACATAGCAAAATATAATTTTTCTAACTATCTGGTAAGAAACTTCGATATTAATATTATTGAAGACAGTGGACTGAGAAGAATGGAAATCGGAGGATTCAGAAATTATGATGAAGCTTTACAATATGCCCGCAAATTATACAGTGACAAACCTGTATCTAAAGAACTAAATAAATGCAGAAATATAATAATAAGTGAGAACAATATACAACTTCTAGGTAAGAAATTCAGTTATAATGATTATGACAATTTCTATGAAAAGTATTTTGCGCCACTAAAGATAACAGCACAGCCTCTACTGATAGATCCTGAACCAATAGATCCTGACAAGCAAATGCAAGAGCAAGAAATAATGAAGGAAAAAGATCAGAAAGAGAAAAAGCCACAAAAAAATGAAGACAACTTTTATGACGACTTAGAAAAAATTCTCAATGAATAA
- a CDS encoding bifunctional response regulator/alkaline phosphatase family protein, whose product MNNGLLLWVDDEIDLLKSHILFLERKGYEIITANNGTDAIEKCGQQTFDLIMLDEMMPGISGLETLQKIKDISPATPVVMVTKSEEENIMEQAIGQKIADYLIKPVNPNQILLTLKKNIHRKEIVTEVTQSSYQRNFQDITMKISNCKTYKDWIEVYKCLVQWEIKLCNTDSNMTDMLKAQKEEANIGFSKYIKNNYLKWVSPRKDLSSRDNIHKLRTNLSIQTTNDNNEDIPMLSPNVFRNNILPLLNNGEKVFLIVLDNFRYDQWRVLSQEIGDLFDIDEELYFSILPTATQYSRNAIFSGLMPNKIAEMFPDLWVSEEENDGKNLNESSLIQTQLDRYRRHNTFSYHKINDSNDAEKFLHQIYCLEKNDLNVVVFNFIDMLSHARTESKMMRELANTESAYRSITLSWFKHSAMNELFKVLAKSNYKIVVTTDHGSILVNKPIKIIGEKDTNKNLRYKLGKNLSYDSKEVFTIHDPRNAQLPAPNLSTSYVFGLGDTFFAYPNNYNYYVSYYKDTFQHGGISMEEMIIPIITLTKRKRK is encoded by the coding sequence ATGAATAACGGACTATTATTATGGGTTGATGACGAGATAGATTTGCTAAAATCACATATCTTGTTTCTTGAAAGGAAAGGTTATGAAATCATAACTGCAAACAACGGTACTGACGCAATAGAAAAATGCGGACAGCAGACGTTCGATCTCATAATGCTAGATGAAATGATGCCCGGAATAAGTGGTTTGGAGACTCTTCAAAAAATCAAGGATATATCACCGGCTACACCTGTAGTAATGGTGACGAAAAGTGAAGAGGAAAATATAATGGAGCAGGCTATTGGACAAAAGATAGCTGATTATCTTATCAAGCCGGTCAATCCTAATCAGATATTACTCACACTGAAAAAGAATATTCATCGTAAAGAAATAGTCACCGAGGTTACTCAGAGTTCTTATCAAAGGAATTTCCAGGATATCACTATGAAGATTTCTAACTGCAAGACATATAAAGACTGGATCGAAGTATATAAATGTTTGGTGCAATGGGAAATAAAGCTTTGCAATACTGACAGTAATATGACGGATATGCTTAAAGCGCAAAAGGAAGAAGCAAATATAGGCTTTTCGAAATATATAAAGAACAATTATTTGAAATGGGTCTCTCCAAGAAAGGATTTATCATCAAGAGATAATATACATAAGTTAAGGACTAACTTAAGTATACAGACCACCAATGATAATAACGAAGACATTCCTATGTTAAGTCCGAATGTGTTCAGAAATAATATTTTGCCTCTACTTAATAATGGTGAAAAGGTCTTTCTGATTGTACTTGACAACTTCAGGTATGACCAGTGGAGAGTTCTATCACAAGAGATAGGTGATCTATTTGATATAGACGAAGAATTATATTTCAGCATATTGCCAACAGCAACGCAGTATTCACGTAATGCGATATTCAGCGGTTTGATGCCAAACAAAATAGCAGAAATGTTTCCTGACCTCTGGGTTAGTGAAGAAGAGAATGATGGCAAAAATCTAAATGAGAGTTCTCTGATACAAACCCAATTAGACAGATATAGGAGACATAACACATTTTCATATCATAAAATAAATGACTCGAACGATGCTGAAAAATTTCTGCATCAAATCTATTGTTTGGAAAAAAACGATCTCAATGTAGTTGTATTCAATTTTATCGATATGCTTAGTCATGCCAGAACAGAATCAAAAATGATGCGCGAATTGGCTAATACAGAATCGGCATATCGTAGTATTACATTGAGTTGGTTTAAGCATTCTGCAATGAACGAATTATTTAAAGTTCTGGCAAAGAGCAACTATAAGATAGTTGTAACAACCGATCATGGTAGCATTTTAGTAAATAAACCGATAAAGATAATCGGCGAGAAGGACACTAATAAAAATTTAAGATATAAGTTGGGCAAAAACCTAAGTTACGACTCAAAAGAAGTATTTACAATTCACGATCCACGTAATGCCCAACTACCTGCTCCAAATCTTAGTACATCATATGTATTTGGATTAGGCGACACTTTCTTTGCATATCCTAATAACTACAACTACTATGTTTCATACTATAAAGACACTTTTCAGCATGGAGGCATATCCATGGAAGAAATGATAATACCAATAATAACCCTTACGAAAAGGAAAAGAAAATAA
- the tsaE gene encoding tRNA (adenosine(37)-N6)-threonylcarbamoyltransferase complex ATPase subunit type 1 TsaE codes for MEIKIDNLENIHLAAKEFVANMGTSKVFAFYGKMGAGKTTFIKAVCEYLGVEDVITSPTFAIVNEYRANNGEPIYHFDFYRIKKLEEVYDMGYEDYFYSGAPCFIEWPELIEELLPEDAVKVTIAEQEDGSRSVSF; via the coding sequence ATGGAAATAAAGATAGACAATCTGGAAAACATCCATCTGGCAGCTAAAGAATTTGTTGCTAACATGGGTACTAGTAAAGTCTTCGCTTTCTACGGAAAGATGGGGGCTGGAAAGACAACCTTTATAAAGGCTGTATGCGAATACCTTGGAGTAGAAGATGTAATAACTTCACCAACATTCGCAATTGTAAACGAGTACCGCGCGAATAACGGTGAACCAATTTATCACTTCGACTTTTACAGAATAAAGAAACTGGAAGAAGTGTATGATATGGGATACGAGGATTACTTCTATAGTGGAGCTCCTTGCTTTATTGAATGGCCGGAACTAATAGAAGAACTCTTGCCCGAAGATGCCGTTAAGGTGACTATCGCCGAGCAAGAGGATGGAAGCAGAAGCGTATCATTCTGA